One genomic window of Providencia hangzhouensis includes the following:
- a CDS encoding prephenate dehydratase domain-containing protein: MFTIHTLGPKGTNCEKAAHYYLEKNDLDGNVILHETLEIAVEKIKKDNNCILLGCIVYPYLHNIVFQNLTFLKLTDCFVLDTHNMLFASRYTDLNKIKKIGSHPAPKDLFSEVNGLNKPIESLLFNSNSEAALQCANGTVDACITTLKAAKNHNLNILHDFGPVPMGFSIHSKIN; this comes from the coding sequence ATGTTTACTATCCATACATTAGGCCCTAAAGGAACAAATTGCGAGAAAGCTGCACATTATTATTTAGAAAAAAATGACTTAGATGGAAATGTTATATTACACGAAACACTTGAAATCGCTGTAGAAAAAATAAAAAAGGATAATAACTGCATATTACTCGGTTGTATTGTTTATCCTTATTTACACAACATAGTCTTTCAAAACTTAACTTTTTTAAAGTTGACTGATTGTTTTGTATTGGATACTCATAACATGTTATTTGCAAGTCGCTATACTGACCTGAATAAAATAAAAAAAATAGGTTCACATCCTGCACCTAAAGATTTATTTTCAGAGGTTAATGGCTTAAATAAACCAATTGAGTCTTTATTGTTTAATTCCAATAGTGAAGCGGCTTTACAATGCGCCAATGGAACTGTTGATGCATGTATCACTACGCTAAAAGCAGCTAAAAACCATAACCTCAATATATTACATGACTTTGGTCCCGTTCCTATGGGGTTCTCAATCCACTCAAAGATTAATTAA
- a CDS encoding RraA family protein has product MFYNPDIKKLEKIKNLKISTSTIIDILDGLTSGSVLSHELHPLNMNDFYIVGHAYTVQWKLIKKEKCIIEKQSSTWEQVQQFLVPELHNASGLIYVAGYGDLMKHAALAGGMSCTYFQQLGFNGIILGGAVRDIQELRDLNIPVIASNIIPSDTQGAYYVSETGTSCRIEDNIIQTGDLIISDANGSVVVPLDMIDKVFEEAVKINNTENTMLAQIKSGRRLPDLINETGRI; this is encoded by the coding sequence ATGTTTTACAATCCCGATATAAAAAAACTCGAGAAGATAAAAAATTTAAAAATAAGCACATCTACAATTATTGACATTCTAGATGGATTAACATCAGGTAGTGTTTTATCTCATGAACTACATCCTCTTAATATGAACGATTTTTATATCGTCGGACATGCATATACCGTTCAATGGAAATTAATTAAAAAAGAAAAATGTATCATAGAGAAACAATCATCAACATGGGAACAAGTCCAACAGTTTCTCGTACCTGAATTACATAACGCAAGTGGACTTATTTATGTTGCTGGCTATGGTGATTTAATGAAACATGCTGCTCTAGCCGGAGGAATGAGTTGCACCTATTTTCAGCAACTCGGCTTCAACGGTATTATTTTAGGTGGCGCCGTTAGGGACATTCAAGAATTACGAGATCTGAATATCCCTGTCATCGCGAGTAATATAATTCCATCAGACACTCAAGGTGCTTACTATGTCAGTGAGACAGGCACTTCATGCAGAATTGAAGACAATATCATCCAGACTGGCGATCTCATCATTTCAGACGCAAACGGGAGTGTCGTTGTTCCATTAGATATGATTGATAAAGTCTTTGAAGAAGCTGTAAAAATTAATAACACTGAAAATACAATGCTAGCTCAAATTAAATCAGGGAGAAGACTCCCTGATTTAATAAACGAAACAGGAAGAATATAA
- a CDS encoding cupin domain-containing protein, with amino-acid sequence MSLFLSKEMISYDMDLNRNEGEESKIQAKFIHGTGFTIAFWTFKPKAIIPEHVHEHETATTILKGSLRLTVDGRTVFLHAGDSFIIPSWAVHDAEALEPSEVIDVYTPVREDYLARQNGTLTTYLNTSQSK; translated from the coding sequence ATGAGCCTCTTTTTATCTAAAGAAATGATCTCCTATGATATGGACCTAAACCGTAATGAAGGAGAGGAAAGCAAAATACAAGCAAAATTCATTCATGGTACCGGTTTTACTATTGCCTTTTGGACATTCAAGCCAAAAGCGATTATCCCAGAACATGTCCATGAACATGAAACTGCAACAACAATATTAAAAGGTTCGTTAAGATTAACTGTTGATGGTCGAACCGTTTTCTTACACGCAGGTGACTCTTTTATCATCCCTTCTTGGGCTGTTCATGATGCGGAAGCACTTGAGCCTTCAGAAGTTATCGATGTATATACACCTGTGCGTGAAGACTATCTTGCAAGACAAAATGGTACTCTCACAACGTACCTCAACACATCTCAGTCAAAATAA
- a CDS encoding 3-deoxy-7-phosphoheptulonate synthase class II translates to MLLSYDYDVIIGKHNDISHHKKGSYNQSTLWRPSSWKDFPIEQNPHYPDKCALEYFQNNIHNHPPLVLASEIRSFKNILSSVTEGKAFILQGGDCAESFNNCQSTVIRDFMFTFNQMAGLISQATHLPVIKIGRIAGQYAKPRSNSFETQNGIELPSFRGEIINGADFSEKSRTPDPQRMLSAYHYSSATLNLIRAINTSDPTEYQSRLNIKVYPGSTEQTHYMSFLEDLYKTANYLSQKENAIKPMYISHEALLLPYEEAMTRKDSKDNKWYNCSAHMVWVGERTRDLKKAHIEYLRGIENPIGIKCGPNITSDTLLKLIKKLNPSQEKGKIVIIIRMGTGVIKQKLPALIKSIQSSREFVIWMIDPMHGNTKNAKEGYKTRYFTDITDEMIQFIHILKEAGVHPGGVHLEMTGLDVTECTGGIPEISEEDISYRYQSLCDPRLNRMQSLEIAYLLGKNWN, encoded by the coding sequence ATGTTACTTTCTTATGATTATGACGTCATTATAGGGAAACATAATGATATTTCTCATCATAAAAAGGGATCTTATAACCAGTCAACATTGTGGAGGCCTTCCTCATGGAAGGACTTTCCCATAGAACAAAATCCGCATTATCCAGATAAATGTGCATTAGAGTATTTTCAAAATAACATACATAACCACCCCCCCTTAGTATTAGCGTCTGAAATTCGTAGCTTTAAAAACATACTGAGTTCAGTAACTGAAGGAAAGGCGTTTATTTTACAGGGAGGGGACTGTGCAGAATCTTTTAATAATTGCCAGTCAACAGTTATCCGTGACTTTATGTTCACTTTTAACCAAATGGCAGGATTGATAAGTCAAGCAACTCACCTTCCAGTGATCAAAATTGGCCGCATAGCCGGTCAATACGCTAAACCTCGAAGTAACTCTTTTGAGACACAAAATGGTATTGAGCTACCAAGCTTTAGAGGTGAGATTATTAACGGTGCAGACTTTTCAGAAAAAAGCCGAACACCGGACCCCCAAAGAATGCTTAGTGCTTATCATTACTCATCTGCTACGCTCAATTTAATTCGGGCTATCAACACATCTGATCCTACTGAATATCAATCTAGATTGAATATCAAAGTTTATCCGGGTTCGACCGAGCAAACACACTACATGTCATTTCTAGAGGATTTATACAAAACTGCAAATTATCTTTCGCAGAAAGAAAATGCTATAAAACCGATGTATATCAGTCATGAAGCGCTCTTACTTCCTTATGAAGAAGCCATGACACGAAAAGACTCTAAAGATAACAAGTGGTATAACTGCTCTGCACATATGGTATGGGTCGGAGAAAGAACTAGAGATCTAAAAAAAGCACATATCGAATATTTAAGAGGGATAGAAAACCCTATTGGTATCAAATGCGGGCCAAATATCACATCAGATACGTTACTGAAATTAATAAAGAAATTGAATCCTAGTCAAGAGAAAGGAAAAATAGTTATCATCATTAGAATGGGAACGGGGGTTATTAAACAAAAGCTTCCAGCTCTCATTAAATCAATTCAGTCCAGTAGAGAGTTTGTCATTTGGATGATTGACCCTATGCATGGTAATACTAAAAATGCCAAAGAAGGATATAAAACACGCTATTTTACGGATATTACTGATGAAATGATTCAGTTCATTCATATATTAAAGGAAGCAGGAGTACATCCAGGAGGTGTCCACTTAGAAATGACAGGACTAGATGTTACTGAGTGCACAGGAGGTATTCCTGAAATCAGCGAAGAAGATATTAGTTATAGGTATCAATCATTATGTGACCCTAGACTCAACAGAATGCAATCTCTCGAAATTGCATATCTTCTAGGTAAAAACTGGAATTAG